From Balneola sp. MJW-20:
TCCCAGCCGGAGCACTTGGTAATGTGGAATCTATTACCGTTGAAAAGGTAACTGCGGATGATCTTGGCTCTGAGTTTGATGAGCTTTTACAGGCTTCAGGAATATCGGACGTATATGAGCTGGGTCCCGATGGTCTTCAGTTTGATGAGCCGGTCGGAATTGTATATGGATCATCTCAGAATCCCACTCATTCTGATGATTCCCTGAAATTCAATTCTGAATACTTATTTACTTCGTCCGGGGGCAATATCGAGTTGCTTGACAGCCTGATGACAACCGTAGATTTTGAGAATGGAACTATTCAAATATCCGGAAACCTGGATCATTTTTCTCCTTTGGTCACTTCACAGGTAAATGATGGAGTGTCATTCTTTGTATTCGATGTTCCGGATGAACTGGAACTAGAGCAGTCATTTGAAGCAAGGGCAGAGATATATGATTCCTATGCAGGATCACAACCTGATATTATATCGTTGCCGGGACCTGCTTCCTATGAAGACAAATCCGGGACTCCGATAGTAGCAGGCTTTAGTCCGTTGGTAGCAGATCTGGCTCCGGATACTTCAAATGGTTTTAAAGGATCATTTGAATATTCATGTAATGATATCGGACTGGGAGTTTATGCTGCACTTCTATCCGTAAATGTTACTTTCAATTTTGAATCAGGGGCGATCAATGCAGAAAGTTTTGCAACCTTCAGAACCACTGTGGACTGCATAGAAAAAGCACTGCCTAAAAAGGATCTTGTTGTTAGTCTGGATGGAAGCGGTAGTGGAACCGTGGTCAGTGACCCTGAAGGAATAGACTGTCCCGGAGAATGTGAAAACTCGTTCACCGAGAATAATGATGTGATCCTGGATGCTAACCCGGCTGAGGGATCAAAATTTACAGGCTGGACCGGAGATATTGGTTCAAATAATGCAGATGACCCGTTGATCACACTCACCATGGATCAGGATAGAAGTGTGACTGCAATTTTTGATGAGATCCCGTCTTATACTTTAACAGTTTTAAAGAGTGGTGAAGGCAGCGGGACGGTAAGCAGCGATCCTCCGGGAATAAATTATGGAGATGACAATACCGAAGATTACCCGGAAAATACGGTAGTCACACTCACGGCTACACCGGATGAAGGCTCTGTTTTTCAGTTCTGGAGTGGAAATATAGGTACCGAGAATTCGGGTTCTGAAAACCCAATTAAGGTCACAATGGATCAGGCCCGTTCGGTATCTGCCGTTTTCGGTAAACCAGCAACAGCTGGCGGTATAGAGTTGGGACTGTATTTCCTATTGGCGGATCTCTTTTCTCCAGAAACTATATTTTCAATGGCTGATTTTGAAACATTTGCCCCGCCGAATTCACAAAATGGATATGGTGGATCAGGAAATAGCCTTAATATTGGAGAGCGTATACCAATGCTCGTACAGGGAGCCGGAGGTTTTATCGTATTTGATCTGGTTTCAAATGAATTATTGCTCGATTTCACTAATGTATCGGGTAATGATACCACCTTCTTCGGACTGAGGACTCCACTGGGTGCACTGGCCGTATCAAGACCGGATCCGGGCCCGAATACTGCCTCTGTGATCGCTAGTTTCGGGTTGGATCAAAACAGTACCACCCGTGGCTTTAGTGTATATCCCTGGGATCAGCAACAGATGGAATACAGTAAAGATCAGCCCGCAACATACCCGCCTGTGATGGATGCATTTCCGATAGGGGGTGAAAGCATCAGTGATGAAGTGGTTATAGTGAGGGAAGGTAATTTCGGGATCAATTTCCTGAGATACAGTGAACCTACCGATTCTTATGTTCTCAGATCGAGAAATGATAATCTGAATATCAATCGTTATGGATCCGAACCCGCTGTGACTGCATACGGGGAAGAAGTGGAAGGTGCATTACTGGTAGTTAATGCGGTCGGTGACCTCTATTTCGAGACCCGTAATGGCCTGATACCCACGGTTAATGTAGGGAACCTGGGACAAAGAATAATCCGCCTGCGCTGTATGCTTCCGGTATGTGTAGCAACTGATTTTGACGGGAATGCGGTGCGTCTCATTACCTGGGACGGACAGACAGAACCAAGCATTGCAGGAAATTCCATTGGTGTGGGAGCCGGTCCGGTGGACCCGGATCTGTATACCCTTCCAAACGGAAACATCCTGGTAGCAGTGGCTGGATTCCAGGATAATACCATCACATTGATGGAAGTGGCACAGAATGGTACGCCAGTGAACATCGAACAGTATGATCTGCCGGAAGGATGTGTCAGTCCGGGTCATGTGATACTGGAAGACAATCCGGATGACGCAGCAAATCCGCTGGTTATCGGAACCTGTTATGAGTCAGGTAATTACTTCGTCAATGACCTGCAGAATTCCGGCGGACTCTTTACACCGGTCGGAGGAATGTAGTCCGGATCAATAATGAATATAGTGCAGATGCACTATTCATGATGCAAATCAGGCCGCCTCTTTCCGTAAGGAGAGGGGCGGTTTTAGTTTATCCGGTGATCTATGCAGCTTCTCTTTTTGCCTTTTTGATCAGTTTATAAGCCCAATCGTAATGACTCGATGAGTTCGCGATCAGGTAAGCACCCAAAGAAGTGGAACCGGTCCAGTTATAGCGTTTTTTCTCAAAGAGTTCATTATCAGTGTGAGACTGAATGATCTCCTGGAGTTGATTAAAAGAGCTGTTCAGCTCAATACGTATACTATCCAGTTTATCGGAGGAGTATAAAATTTGTATCACTTTATTTAATTCCGGTGTTTGTTTCCATGTATAACCTTTAGCCGGCATGTCCGGTTTGTCGCCGTTCATTCCTGACCGGTACCATTTAAAGAACATGGTATGCCAGTGATGCAGATGTGCAAGTACATCACGTATGTTTCGGTTCAGATATTTATCCGGGAATTCTGATTCCTGCTCTGTTTTTGAATACGAATCGACAAGCTCATTTAGACGTTTGAAATTTACCTGACTCACATCGATCAGTTCTGTTTTGTTTAGAGGCTTAGACATGAGGTTGCCAAAGTCTGAATACCCAGTTAGCAATAAATACGGTCTCCATGATTTTTATGCCGTGCGAATCCCGGTTCTCCTGATCCTCCAGATACAGCCCGAGATCGTTATGATTGCCAAAGCCGAAAGAACAAGTGGGGCTATGATCATTGCCGGATCTTGCCCGAAAAAGTCTTTGGTTAAGGCCATGATCAGAATAGATAAATACCATATGCTGACCAGGATACCGGCCCACAGTACCCATCGCGGTGAATCAGGGCCCCACACACTCAAGGTCCACCCCGCAAGGTAGGGCAGGAAAAGAATGGCCCACCAGCCGGATAATCCTTGCTCACCCCCGACTCCTCCGTACCAGCTCACCCCCCATAATGCAGCAACACCGATAAGGATCAATATGAACATCCAGAGATGAAACCGTTTGTATCCCGATTCTGGTTTTTGCAGGTAGGATCCCAGAGCGATCATAGCACTACCCGGAAGTATGAGTAATGAACCTTCCATAGGATCGATCGCACCCACTAATATGGCAATGAAACCTCCTACGATCATGATTTCAGACCAGCTTCGTTTTGTAGCCATAATGGCCTCCTTTTCTTTTGAAACAGATTATTTAAGCATAATCATTTTGGGTATCCATCGGTATAGGTGAAAACATTACTTTGTAAGCAGAATCTAAGGCCAGAAAGTGAGGTGAGGATAAACTAAAGCCTATTTAAGAGTCTGTTCTGCCCATTGAAAGATCTTAGCATAAACCTTATCTCTGACCGGTTTTTCAGATAACATAAGGTCATGCATTCCGTTTTCGATCTCAGTCATGGTAATTTCTCCGGCTAATTTCTTAGCATACTTCCGGATATGATCAACATTCAGCACCGCGTCCACTGTTTTTAATATTCCGGTCCATTCATTTTCCCGATGGGAGGCATGGCTGTGCAGTATCAGCACAGGCACCTCTAAGGATAGACCATTCTGAATTTTCTTTTGAGCTATATGGACAGCATGTATGAAGCCCAGACTTATCTTTGGTATGCCGTGAGGCTTCCATTCCAGAGAATAATCCCACTCACCATAATGATCTTTATGG
This genomic window contains:
- a CDS encoding InlB B-repeat-containing protein, whose protein sequence is MRKHKVTLEVCIMKSQISVLLTILVLILIASCGKNNPASGNENDPPGPPADPGIATKDIGPAGGSLTSKDGLLTLNFPAGALGNVESITVEKVTADDLGSEFDELLQASGISDVYELGPDGLQFDEPVGIVYGSSQNPTHSDDSLKFNSEYLFTSSGGNIELLDSLMTTVDFENGTIQISGNLDHFSPLVTSQVNDGVSFFVFDVPDELELEQSFEARAEIYDSYAGSQPDIISLPGPASYEDKSGTPIVAGFSPLVADLAPDTSNGFKGSFEYSCNDIGLGVYAALLSVNVTFNFESGAINAESFATFRTTVDCIEKALPKKDLVVSLDGSGSGTVVSDPEGIDCPGECENSFTENNDVILDANPAEGSKFTGWTGDIGSNNADDPLITLTMDQDRSVTAIFDEIPSYTLTVLKSGEGSGTVSSDPPGINYGDDNTEDYPENTVVTLTATPDEGSVFQFWSGNIGTENSGSENPIKVTMDQARSVSAVFGKPATAGGIELGLYFLLADLFSPETIFSMADFETFAPPNSQNGYGGSGNSLNIGERIPMLVQGAGGFIVFDLVSNELLLDFTNVSGNDTTFFGLRTPLGALAVSRPDPGPNTASVIASFGLDQNSTTRGFSVYPWDQQQMEYSKDQPATYPPVMDAFPIGGESISDEVVIVREGNFGINFLRYSEPTDSYVLRSRNDNLNINRYGSEPAVTAYGEEVEGALLVVNAVGDLYFETRNGLIPTVNVGNLGQRIIRLRCMLPVCVATDFDGNAVRLITWDGQTEPSIAGNSIGVGAGPVDPDLYTLPNGNILVAVAGFQDNTITLMEVAQNGTPVNIEQYDLPEGCVSPGHVILEDNPDDAANPLVIGTCYESGNYFVNDLQNSGGLFTPVGGM
- a CDS encoding ClbS/DfsB family four-helix bundle protein, with protein sequence MSKPLNKTELIDVSQVNFKRLNELVDSYSKTEQESEFPDKYLNRNIRDVLAHLHHWHTMFFKWYRSGMNGDKPDMPAKGYTWKQTPELNKVIQILYSSDKLDSIRIELNSSFNQLQEIIQSHTDNELFEKKRYNWTGSTSLGAYLIANSSSHYDWAYKLIKKAKREAA